Proteins encoded within one genomic window of Raineyella fluvialis:
- a CDS encoding DUF4395 domain-containing protein, with protein MATTAAPTRTSARIDPRGPRFGAIITSVLLAATLVLGPGWGLVTLGVQTLAFIGGAVFGLSRQPWGWIYKAWVRPRLAPPAELEDEAPPRFAQVVGLVFAVLALVGALSGLTPLFWVATGFALVAAFLNAAFDFCLGCETYLLIQRLRAATSHRTA; from the coding sequence ATGGCCACCACCGCCGCCCCGACCCGGACGTCAGCGCGGATCGACCCCCGCGGACCACGCTTCGGGGCCATCATCACCTCCGTCCTGCTCGCGGCCACCCTCGTGCTCGGGCCCGGGTGGGGACTGGTCACGCTGGGAGTCCAGACGCTTGCCTTCATCGGCGGCGCGGTCTTCGGTCTGTCCCGACAGCCCTGGGGCTGGATCTACAAGGCCTGGGTCCGGCCCCGGCTGGCTCCGCCGGCGGAACTGGAGGACGAGGCACCGCCGCGCTTCGCCCAGGTCGTGGGCCTCGTCTTCGCCGTGCTCGCGCTGGTCGGTGCCCTGAGCGGGCTCACGCCCCTCTTCTGGGTGGCCACCGGCTTCGCGCTCGTCGCGGCCTTCCTCAACGCCGCCTTCGACTTCTGCCTCGGCTGCGAGACGTACCTGCTCATCCAGCGCCTCCGGGCCGCCACGTCCCACCGCACCGCCTGA